From the genome of Solanum lycopersicum chromosome 7, SLM_r2.1:
ccCAATCGATGAGGAACAAGAGCAACATTGATTATAATTGTGCGCATCGGTAGAAGTGTTTCACTCTTTTACAGGAGGTTTCAGGTTCGAGCTCTGGGTATGGAGAAAATCCTATTGGAAGTGTCACCCCCAAATAAACCCTGCAGCACACAATTCGAATTTAATCAAAGCTCTAATATGAACCCGGACATCGGGGgtggaaaaacaaaaaataagaagaggAATATTGAATAACACACTAAGGAATTAATTAAAGAAGAGATAAACAAGTTTAATTACAAGAAGCTCTTgctattattataatgatatttctcaaaCCGGTGATAACATCATCACAAAAAAACCCAACAGTTAAGTTAATACATGTTCTTGTACATAGCAAAACAAGAACAAATCAAGTAGGACAACgaattaattaaaagttttcttatatatatatttgaggtAAAAAAAAACTGCATTAATTTAGATTATGATGTTGACGATGATATACGATCCACATCGAATTGATCATCTTCATTCATGCATCTAAATAAGTGCAAGAAATATCGTCGAATTGAAGGGCTACTTAGTTACGTGCCCTAAGTATACCCAAAAAAATCCACCCGCGCATTGCTagctgcctcattaaaaacaaCTATGCACAAGTTGGTGGTATTTTAGGTACCCCTTGACGTTGTAATTCACCGAGCACGCTATCGACGGCCGGAGGTTTGAGTCCTAGGGGAAGTGGTAGCCATGGCTTTGATAAAACATCTCCAATGGCTGCATCTATGCTCTCCTTTGACTGTCCATAGATAACTTGTCGATAAATTAAACttgaataaatattgaaaaaaaaactaacttgAACATGAGcactaataatataatgacACGTATAGTTCAACAATAATGACCTACATGGGATAATAAAGATCTTAAGAAATCTAAGTTTTATATGCTGATAAGTaatgtaaataattttatactatatataagtttattttaaCATGTTATAGAAGATTATTTAACTAACCTTATTTTTCAGGTTGTTAAATCTCATTTATTATGGACAATTATATGTAGTTATAATATATGCTTGTAATTAGAGGTGGAGACAAAGTTAGGAGTTTTGAggttcaaaattaattttcttagtGGTTTCACATGttaatacatacatatatttatataattttttaataaaaatatatggtcTACGAAAAAGTTAGTGAATTCGTCGAATTCATGAACCCCATTTAGCTTCGACTCTGTGTATGTTCATGCGCATATTATAAGGTTGTGTCACAAGAGGTCGAAAATGtccctaaaaaaattatataactcATTTTGTTTGGCATATAACAAGTTAAAAATTCCTCAAACGAATTGCgtagatatatatataagttgtgCTAAAACTGGCCGTTGTAAGAATTGTGGTACTTTTTCTTAATGACTTTTAGCAATTTGTACAATGCATGAATTCTATATAAAAAAGGGTTTTCGATAAGGACAAATTTCATGTACAAAACGAAAAGAAAGACgtaatatataaatgtgttttttaACTTGACTCTCGGTAACATTTATGCCTTCTAACATTTGATGTGCATAACGAAACACTTAAGTGgtataaagttgaataagtaGGCATTTTGTAGGAAGCGTGTCTACCTATGCACtttcaaaattaaatgacaTAAATGTTTGTTGAATTCTGAAGTCAAATTAAAaagcatatttatatattacgtcaaaaaaataaaattatcgaGAGAAGGACATACAGGATGAAAGTCGCATGGAGGTTCAGGTAGAGGTTGTGCTGGGAGAGTAGCGGTACTTCGAACTCCAATATTAGATTGATCTACTTTGTACATACCATGCGACGATACGGGTGGTATGCCTGGTACCGGATATCTCTGCACCATAATTATTTTGTTCAGACTATATAAAGCCAAAAATAAACTTGCAAAATAGATATATGCCAAAAAAAAACACCACACACATGGTCTACGTAATTTCTAAAGTAATTAATCAGTAAAATGTTTACATTCAAACACAATTTCAAAATGCAAAACCTATTTTCTCAACaaacttcaattatttttttcgcAATTCAACTAAATCTAAATATAGTCAAACACTAACTTAACCAGAATCTTCTGATTCGAATCTTAAGATTAATAAGTCTTATGTAACATTATTTCGAATTAGTTAAGGTTCAAAAGAATAATGATAAATTGATTGAAAATATAGTTACCGTTGGTGCTGGAAAGTAAGGAGTTCCTGGTGTAAGAGAATTTTGTACCTGCACAATAATACAAAAGGAGAATTTATCATATAGTCATACATACAATCAAAACACAATTATTAATTCTTTACATATTGACATAAACGTTTTTTATGTCAAACTTGTTGTAACTAAAACTACTATTTTCACTATTGTTTGTTCAAGTTATTTGATTATTGAATGTCATATATGGAGCTCCAAAATATACGTTATCGAGATGGGATTGTTGTTGAAGTGTGCGACCATCTCATTTAAAAGTTTAAGCTCTTGTCTGCTTTGATATCATTTTGAAATGTGTAACTATCTCATCTAAAAGTTTAAGTTATTTAAGGGAGGGAGCATGCTTTCTACGTATAAcgctctctctctttctgtttcTCTTTCTCCGAGATACGTAAATACTAGATCTATCTAGTACTTATATATTTTAGACGAGATATTCACACACTTCAGAGACACTTAAGAACTAGAGCATATAAATGTCTTGGATTCGAGTCTCCTGTTACTAATCATTACTAAAAgaatataatcaaattaaaaaaacgtgttgagaatataattaacttaaaaaaactCACCCGTTGATGATGTGGATGCCAAAAAGAAGGATCCAAAGGAGGTGGAGGATGAAGATGATGAGGAGGAGGAGCCCATGCTGGTGATGGATGTTGTGGAGACGGCGAAGGTGCTAGATGTTTAGGCCACATGTGCATATATGATTGGTCGACAGATGGATGACCCCATACCTGTAAGGGTCTAAAATGATGAGGCATTGGAGGTGCCACAGGGGGcggaagaggaggaggaggtggAAACCCAATGGTTGGTGCAGGCCACGGATTCATCTCTCTCTTTCCTCCGCCCCCTCCAACCATAGGGGCACCTCCATAGAGTTGCCTCCTGTGGCTCCAACTCGCTGCCTCCACTTCTCTTGCAAGCAAATGTTTCCTATGGGACCGATATTTCTGCACATTTTTCATCAATTATTTCATATGTTCAGATCTAATGATAATTAAAACTATTGATAATTCCGAATAAAACacattaaatttaaactcaaaTATACACTTTTTGGTACCTAAAATGTTTCCTCTTTCAAGTACTTTCCAATTTTCAAATCATCAgatctattttacttttttaaaaactatataatataataccaTTTGGGGTAAAGAACAATGCAAAATAAAACTATTAGTACTACTTTTTCAGTTTTCATCATTGTctaatattattcttttttccaAATACAATGGAACGACTATTTAAGGACCATTTCATTTGGCATCATTACTAAACCAAATCTACAAAaccatattttattaaaataaatttcgaaaattaataaaaatttaaaatatatttttttcatacttgaAGATGACTTGCAATATTATGACGAGTGAGACAATCAATTCCCATAATCTCCAAAATTCTTGATGGGACTGCCTTATCTACACCTAGTTGCTCTACAGCTTGTACAAATCTTCTGTGCAATTCTGGTGTCCAGTCCACCTTCACacgattcaataaaaaaatatatattaatttcatcGATTTAATACTTAGTTAATTCATCAAGTCGATATAACATTAGACATCCACGAGAATGAACCGATAATGTAAAAATTGTTTATACTGACCTTTACTTTCCTCTTGCCTGGAAGATTATGATTCTTGGATGACTTTTTACCTTTATCACTTTCTTTAGGGGTAACTATATTCTGATTCCTTTGTTGCGTAGATTCTTCACTTTTTTGAGTACTAACAATTTCTTCTCCTTGATTTAGGCTCGTTGTTAAACCCGAACCTACATCCGAAGCTGAAACCGAGCctgttttttcaatttcttcttttctttctacaTTTTTGATAGCAGTAGTAataaaagtattattattattactactgcTATAATTGTTTACATCAGACTCATCACCACTGCTTACGGAAAATTCTGCGAGGATTTCAGTATCCATTTCCAAATCGGGAAGTACATCTCCATCATTAATCCCAACAAAAAGGTCGTCAAAATCGATGCTATCGAGTAAATTCTCCCCCATAAAATCGGGAAAATCATCTCCTCCACCTCCACCTCCTCCTATCGCGAAACTTTCCATCTCATTACCTCTTTCATCTCTCGCCGTTGTGTTACTAAAAGGTGACACAACTAGCATTATAATAAATACGTATAtcgaatttttgaatttttgaattttgccTTGTAGATTTAGCCTTGCATGCCCTAAATTGGAGCAcaaaaagagagataaagaggaaagaattattataaGCTTAGTAAACTCTAAGCTAGGGAAATGGttagaatattttttgataGTGGAATAGAGAGTAATATACCCAAAAtggtttgttttttttaaatatttatatttgatatagagaaatgtcattttatttcctttttgttgttgttataagtGGGGGGAGCGTGGAGAGTGAAAGATTTATTCTACACCACAATTTGTGTAAAGaatttgtaattttctttttgttttgtctTATACTTTGtatatagaaaaagaaagagagaaaaaataataatttaaaaatatatagtattaaAGGGGTTTGTGGATGTTCTTTTTTTgaagatagaaaaaaaaaatctattttgaaaagTGCTCGTGAGCTGTTTTAATAGCTAAGATTTCTTTTAGTATTTAATTGAGAGAGGGCTAAAGGGATATGAAAGGCTTGCAAGTTGAAATGAGACATGGTAGGGTTATGTTGGAAGTGGATTTACATGTATTATGAGCTCATCTATATCTGTTGTAatggttgaaaaagaaaaggatattgtcatttatttgattattttgtacACTCAACATGTGTTTGctttaattacattttaacaTTATTCTAACCTATACTTTTTCTCTCCGATCTATTTCAATTATCGTGCTATGAAATAGTTGTTACAAAAGAATATTAAGAGATATAATTAATGATTGTTGTAGTTTTCTATCTTTATCTTAACTCAACACATATAGAAATTTTCtgcattaaaaataatttttagcaataattaatcaatgataaaaatttatttaccgTTCGATATGATTTTTTAGCGATAATTTAACACTTTTTGTAAATACTTTTAAGTGTATAATGAcgataaaattaatgaaaatcaattaatattcataaatacTTTAATAcactttattaatatatattttattgttgctaaaaattttgttataatgagaaaaatcaatgcggtaaaaaataaaataatatgtcatTGAGGTTAATATTAAGTGGATAGTTAAAGCTTGACACACTCCTTGAGAAAAATATCCAATCacataaagtaaaagaataCTTTTCATTATTAGCTTTTTAATTATTCACATTTattcttaagaaaatatataatattttttcaatttctatttagttgtctatttttaaaaagatacacatattaagataacaataattaatatagtgaaattataatttcattcttattaaatatggtttcaaaaagaatgaattaaaatttagaaattttttaaaaattcaaaatgaaggtataataataatattaaccaaTTTATCATTTCTATTTGTTAAAATGCAGAAGTAAATAGAAAcatctaaaaaaagaaatatacacAAATAAATAGGGACAGAGAgagtatataattaaaaaatattattgtaaaattggtaaatctaaaaattaaaaaaaataaaaagtgacttttgagttgTCTTTGAGAGTGAAAATACAAAAGGTCCTAAACTATGAATAGTAAAAGTAGTCTATGACATGTATGAAATACACAATTCTCTATGCAGATGCAAATGGCTTTGTATTTTTAACAAAGATAGCCAAATTTATGTTTACTCAACATGCACAAATTGAGGAGACTGTCTGTGGCTTCTCGTTTGTCACTATGAAGCAGAGTTTACACGATATCGATATCAATGGCAAAGTTAAAAATTTAGTTTGATAAATTATAGTAAAAATGGtataatatatcttttaattttattgttcaGGATTGATATATCGCTCGTTATAAAAGTAACTCATATACGAATGACTtatgtatattctttttctctaattgaaatgaaaaagttagttttaatttaattttaatttttaaaaaaaatataattcgatATGAGTATATTTAATCCTCctcaaacatatattatttttgactttttttgtttcaataaccaatttagatttattattttgacggtaaaatttatttatgtctcactaataatttttttaaaaacttcttATAGATAATCAAATGTTTtctttaaatacaaaaataaaattgcaatatggttttaaaaaatagtttaaaattataatatagccataaaaaataatttcaaatttatttctttacgctaaggaatgaaagaaaaaaataaaataagaatatgaaactcaaataattataataaaagaagtaaaa
Proteins encoded in this window:
- the GLK1 gene encoding golden1-like protein, with the protein product MLVVSPFSNTTARDERGNEMESFAIGGGGGGGDDFPDFMGENLLDSIDFDDLFVGINDGDVLPDLEMDTEILAEFSVSSGDESDVNNYSSSNNNNTFITTAIKNVERKEEIEKTGSVSASDVGSGLTTSLNQGEEIVSTQKSEESTQQRNQNIVTPKESDKGKKSSKNHNLPGKRKVKVDWTPELHRRFVQAVEQLGVDKAVPSRILEIMGIDCLTRHNIASHLQKYRSHRKHLLAREVEAASWSHRRQLYGGAPMVGGGGGKREMNPWPAPTIGFPPPPPLPPPVAPPMPHHFRPLQVWGHPSVDQSYMHMWPKHLAPSPSPQHPSPAWAPPPHHLHPPPPLDPSFWHPHHQRVQNSLTPGTPYFPAPTRYPVPGIPPVSSHGMYKVDQSNIGVRSTATLPAQPLPEPPCDFHPSKESIDAAIGDVLSKPWLPLPLGLKPPAVDSVLGELQRQGVPKIPPTCA